The following are encoded together in the Salvelinus alpinus chromosome 29, SLU_Salpinus.1, whole genome shotgun sequence genome:
- the LOC139558712 gene encoding uncharacterized protein isoform X1: MSLADDVGWTWSADETKALISVWSDEQILLKMEQTYRNKHVYSEISERLKDLGVKRTWKQCQNKIKALKWRYRETLRNPSSSRPCPFFSELHEFLAAMPDMPESKETDEEEDNGLPLSSLRLLVPPLRLVSAALWQVVQRRDTMDYGLVEEFVTTVLEMIPDLMSYREKVQLIMGLRAQLVLELCRSDSSADPETIQPHLSRMRTCIITHREKEIDTEVEASESNFLELIQTLLDDPIERDHFFQDVFPEEFGPRYDAALQTLMWEFLIRLEKLLPMPTFQQTVSWLRPAPSVLKECAHSVTQPQPLKTLLQHNRCHGHLFTNAPSSGADDLILSSLSHSLSERIEMDIDEARSHSQSLSTCASRKERDTLIEQVNVEKELGMSLDTVQKAAEIVDGRTEEWGENDYEERLRHDLAYDVLKVEIVDGEDMSSTSSMTADDVGWTCWTPEETKSLISVWSDEQILHKMEQSYRKKHVYSEISECLKELGIRKTTKQCHNKIKALKWRYRETLRNPSSRPCPFFSKLHKFLAAVPDMPGSKETGKVSDGGVMSLDRDEGPSVAVELAPQREKMVSRKVKGKTLPGEQTKEKNEDETFCIPQSDSKMKSPPKKHCRKQMVEDMSSTTSADNDTRTWTLEGTKALISVWSNKQVLQMMEQSYRKKHAYSEVSERLKNIGIKRTWKQCQSKMKHMKHSYRQALRNPSSSGRATCPFFSELHTFLANMPDMPDSKGTGKVSDGEVVSSDQDEGPSVELDHRHEKRASRKVEVKALPGEQTDERKGDESDSRMNSGRKQQVVEDVSDLELQPVVLLTQLDDNSHMTVGAPGPVSHTTEQSPKRSKRAKTCSLCGKSFVEAKDLTTHMRTHTEQSPHQCTQCGEGFDHQDDLQKHQQQECEEMMKRQEVNEHQHGKNDSISGQSSNASSDPKTCHLCHKTFEFQYMLRSHLIIFHKGKILFKCPLCLKGFAFLRDLKKHQSNKRGCPTSEAVKKRKELRSKSPSARIIPELSLNANNSKTCPVCHATFSQTSRLKSHFLHHHASDKSRFKCPSALKAFVSHSQRKRHQQSRRGCRLERSHKHGTKPAWSLAPREKKNDIPQPSSTATQEPPISQAPTTTAQSSNKKTIPKACPLCHKTFKFEATMVRHIASHQKESLNKCPDVLKCTFCDEIFSQGMDLKSHYSRTHQFTGPFPCPSCQKTFVSLTELRLHQRNESTPYQCSVCQRLFRTQYTLTIHERIHTGEKPFLCAECGKGFRSEKLLQSHSKSHVEGKPHACSTCGKRFQRKELLKQHMLHHTDAAFICPDCGKKFFQLVWLRRHMLMHTGERPFLCDLCGKGFKSTAELRIHTRTHTGERPFKCPECGKGCRQKSELQEHLRRHTGERPYPCTVCDKRFYVSKDRKRHMLIHTGEKPFKCQACGMAFNRKALLRVHQKNKSCLYSHTSPLHYTPLHYTSL, translated from the exons ATGTCATTGGCAGACGATGTCGGATGGACATGGTCCGCAGATGAGACAAAGGCGCTGATCTCGGTATGGTCAGACGAGCAGATTCTTCTGAAGATGGAGCAAACGTACAGAAACAAACATGTTTACAGCGAGATTTCGGAGCGGCTAAAAGACCTTGGTGTCAAACGGACGTGGAAGCAGTGCCAAAACAAGATTAAGGCCTTGAAGTGGAGATACAGAGAAACACTGAGAAACCCAAGCAGTAGCCGACCGTGTCCGTTCTTTTCTGAGCTGCACGAATTTCTCGCCGCCATGCCTGACATGCCTGAGTCCAAGGAAACTGACGAGGAGGAAGATAATG GTCTTCCTCTGTCGTCTCTGCGTCTTTTGGTTCCTCCACTGCGGCTGGTGTCGGCAGCTCTATGGCAAGTTGTTCAGCGGAGAGACACAATGGACTACGGGTTGGTGGAGGAGTTTGTCACCACTGTGTTGGAGATGATCCCTGATCTGATGAGTTACAGAGAGAAAGTACAACTCATCATGGGGCTGCGAGCACag CTGGTTCTGGAGTTGTGTCGCTCTGATAGTTCAGCCGACCCGGAGACCATCCAGCCACACCTGAGCAGGATGAGGACCTGCATCATCACTCATAGAGAAAAGGAG ATAGATACAGAGGTGGAGGCATCGGAATCCAACTTCTTGGAACTCATCCAAACTCTTCTCGATGACCCAATTGAGAGGGACCACTTCTTCCAG GATGTTTTTCCAGAAGAATTCGGGCCCAGGTATGACGCAGCACTGCAGACTCTGATGTGGGAGTTCCTCATCAGGCTGGAGAAGTTGCTTCCAATGCCAACCTTTCAACAG ACTGTATCATGGCTCAGACCTGCCCCCTCTGTGCTGAAGGAGTGTGCACATTCTGTGACTCAACCTCAGCCTTTGAAGACTCTTCTTCAGCACAACAGATGCCATGGCCATTTGTTCACTAATG CTCCTTCATCTGGTGCCGACGATCTTATCCTCTCTTCACTGTCTCACTCGCTCTCAGAGAGGATAGAAATGGACATTGATGAAGCACGCTCGCATAGCCAGTCTTTATCCACATGTGCATCCAGAAAGGAAAGGGACACTTTGATAGAGCAAGTTAATGTAGAGAAGGAGCTGGGGATGAGTTTGGACACGGTTCAGAAGGCAGCGGAAATAGTGGATGGAAGAACAGAGGAATGGGGAGAGAACGACTATGAGGAGAGACTGCGACATGACTTGGCTTATGATGTTTTAAAGGTAGAGATTGTAGATGGAGAAGACATGTCCTCGACATCATCGATGACAGCAGACGACGTCGGATGGACCTGCTGGACACCTGAGGAGACAAAGTCGCTCATCTCTGTATGGTCGGATGAACAGATTCTTCATAAGATGGAGCAAAGCtatagaaaaaaacatgtttacagTGAGATATCGGAGTGTCTAAAGGAGCTTGGTATCAGAAAGACAACCAAGCAGTGCCACAATAAGATAAAAGCCTTGAAGTGGAGATACAGAGAAACACTGAGGAACCCAAGCAGCCGACCGTGTCCTTTCTTTTCTAAACTGCACAAATTTCTTGCCGCGGTGCCTGATATGCCTGGGTCCAAGGAAACTGGCAAGGTTTCAGATGGAGGAGTCATGTCTTTGGATCGGGATGAAGGGCCTTCTGTGGCTGTCGAGTTGGCGCCTCAACGTGAGAAAATGGTTTCCAGAAAAGTGAAAGGCAAGACACTCCCCGGAGAGCAAACCAAAGAGAAAAATGAGGATGAAACATTTTGCATCCCTCAAAGTGACAGCAAGATGAaaagcccccccaaaaaacattgtcGCAAACAGATGGTTGAAGACATGTCTTCTACAACATCGGCAGACAATGACACACGGACCTGGACCCTGGAGGGGACGAAAGCACTGATCTCCGTGTGGTCAAACAAACAGGTTCTTCAGATGATGGAGCAGAGTTACCGAAAGAAACATGCGTACAGTGAAGTTTCAGAGCGGCTAAAGAACATCGGCATCAAAAGGACGTGGAAGCAGTGCCAATCAAAGATGAAGCACATGAAGCACAGCTACAGACAAGCACTGAGGAACCCAAGCAGTAGTGGCCGAGCAACCTGTCCGTTCTTTTCTGAACTGCACACGTTTCTCGCCAACATGCCTGATATGCCTGATTCCAAGGGAACTGGCAAGGTTTCAGATGGCGAAGTCGTGTCTTCGGATCAGGATGAAGGGCCTTCTGTGGAGTTGGATCATCGACATGAGAAAAGGGCGTCTAGAAAAGTGGAAGTCAAGGCACTTCCCGGAGAGCAAACAGACGAGAGAAAAGGGGATGAAAGTGACAGCAGAATGAATAGTGGAAGAAAACAACAGGTGGTTGAAGACGTGTCTGATTTAGAACTTCAGCCCGTAGTGCTGCTGACCCAACTTGATGACAACAGTCATATGACAG TTGGCGCTCCTGGTCCTGTTTCCCATACCACAGAGCAGTCTCCTAAAAGAAGCAAGCGTGCCAAAACGTGCTCCttatgtgggaagagttttgttgaAGCGAAGGATTTGACAACGCACATGCGAACTCACACTGAGCAGAGCCCTCACCAGTGCACCCAGTGTGGGGAAGGCTTTGACCATCAGGACGACTTACAAAAACATCAGCAGCAGGAGTGTGAGGAGATGATGAAACGACAGGAGGTCAATGAACACCAGCATGGAAAGAATGACAGTATATCGGGACAGTCCAGTAATGCAAGTAGTGATCCCAAAACATGCCATCTATGCCATAAGACTTTTGAATTTCAATATATGTTGAGAAGTCATCTTATCATATTTCACAAAGGCAAAATACTTTTTAAGTGTCCTCTTTGTCTGAAGGGTTTTGCCTTCCTCCGTGATTTGAAGAAACACCAGAGTAACAAAAGAGGTTGTCCTACAAGTGAAGCCGTCAAAAAAAGGAAGGAGCTAAGATCAAAAAGCCCTTCTGCTCGCATCATTCCAGAACTTTCCTTAAATGCAAATAATTCCAAAACATGCCCCGTATGCCATGCAACGTTTTCACAAACGTCTCGTTTGAAAAGCCACTTTCTTCACCATCACGCCTCAGACAAAAGCCGCTTTAAGTGTCCCAGTGCTTTGAAGGCTTTTGTATCCCACAGTCAAAGGAAGAGACACCAGCAGAGCAGAAGAGGTTGTCGGTTAGAGAGAAGTCACAAACATGGGACTAAGCCAGCATGGTCACTGGCTCCAAGGGAAAAGAAAAATGACATTCCTCAGCCTTCCAGTACAGCAACCCAGGAACCACCGATCTCTCAGGCCCCCACCACTACAGCACAGTCCTCTAATAAAAAGACAATTCCGAAAGCATGTCCTCTATGCCATAAGACTTTTAAATTTGAAGCTACGATGGTAAGGCACATTGCTTCACACCAAAAGGAAAGTCTCAACAAGTGCCCTGACGTCTTGAAGTGCACATTTTGTGACGAGATCTTTTCTCAGGGCATGGACCTGAAGAGCCACTACAGTCGTACTCATCAATTTACGGGACCGTTCCCCTGTCCTTCTTGTCAGAAGACTTTTGTTTCGTTAACTGAGCTGCGCTTACATCAGAGAAATGAGTCCACTCCTTACCAGTGCTCAGTGTGCCAGCGACTATTCCGAACACAGTACACTCTGACTATTCACGAGCGaattcacacaggggagaaaccattcCTCTGCGCTGAGTGTGGAAAGGGTTTCCGGAGTGAAAAACTACTGCAATCACACTCTAAGAGTCATGTCGAGGGAAAACCCCACGCTTGCTCCACTTGTGGGAAAAGGTTCCAGAGAAAAGAGCTATTGAAACAACACATGTTGCATCACACAGATGCTGCTTTCATCTGCCCAGACTGTGGGAAGAAGTTTTTCCAGTTGGTATGGTTAAGAAGGCATATGTTAATGCACACTGGCGAGAGACCGTTCCTCTGtgacctctgtggaaagggtttcaaATCTACGGCTGAATTGAGGATACACACCCGGACACACACTGGAGAACGGCCATTCAAGTGTCCAGAATGTGGCAAAGGTTGTAGGCAGAAGAGTGAGCTGCAGGAGCATCTGCGGAGGCACACAGGGGAGCGGCCGTATCCATGCACAGTGTGCGATAAACGCTTTTATGTCAGCAAAGATAGAAAACGACATATGCTCATACATACTGGAGAGAAGCCGTTCAAATGTCAAGCATGTGGCATGGCTTTCAACCGTAAAGCACTTTTGAGGGTACACCAAAAAAACAAGTCGTGTTTATATAGCCACACAAGTCCCCTACATTACACTCCCCTACATTACACATCATTGTAA
- the LOC139558712 gene encoding TERF1-interacting nuclear factor 2-like isoform X2, whose amino-acid sequence MSLADDVGWTWSADETKALISVWSDEQILLKMEQTYRNKHVYSEISERLKDLGVKRTWKQCQNKIKALKWRYRETLRNPSSSRPCPFFSELHEFLAAMPDMPESKETDEEEDNGLPLSSLRLLVPPLRLVSAALWQVVQRRDTMDYGLVEEFVTTVLEMIPDLMSYREKVQLIMGLRAQLVLELCRSDSSADPETIQPHLSRMRTCIITHREKEIDTEVEASESNFLELIQTLLDDPIERDHFFQDVFPEEFGPRYDAALQTLMWEFLIRLEKLLPMPTFQQLLHLVPTILSSLHCLTRSQRG is encoded by the exons ATGTCATTGGCAGACGATGTCGGATGGACATGGTCCGCAGATGAGACAAAGGCGCTGATCTCGGTATGGTCAGACGAGCAGATTCTTCTGAAGATGGAGCAAACGTACAGAAACAAACATGTTTACAGCGAGATTTCGGAGCGGCTAAAAGACCTTGGTGTCAAACGGACGTGGAAGCAGTGCCAAAACAAGATTAAGGCCTTGAAGTGGAGATACAGAGAAACACTGAGAAACCCAAGCAGTAGCCGACCGTGTCCGTTCTTTTCTGAGCTGCACGAATTTCTCGCCGCCATGCCTGACATGCCTGAGTCCAAGGAAACTGACGAGGAGGAAGATAATG GTCTTCCTCTGTCGTCTCTGCGTCTTTTGGTTCCTCCACTGCGGCTGGTGTCGGCAGCTCTATGGCAAGTTGTTCAGCGGAGAGACACAATGGACTACGGGTTGGTGGAGGAGTTTGTCACCACTGTGTTGGAGATGATCCCTGATCTGATGAGTTACAGAGAGAAAGTACAACTCATCATGGGGCTGCGAGCACag CTGGTTCTGGAGTTGTGTCGCTCTGATAGTTCAGCCGACCCGGAGACCATCCAGCCACACCTGAGCAGGATGAGGACCTGCATCATCACTCATAGAGAAAAGGAG ATAGATACAGAGGTGGAGGCATCGGAATCCAACTTCTTGGAACTCATCCAAACTCTTCTCGATGACCCAATTGAGAGGGACCACTTCTTCCAG GATGTTTTTCCAGAAGAATTCGGGCCCAGGTATGACGCAGCACTGCAGACTCTGATGTGGGAGTTCCTCATCAGGCTGGAGAAGTTGCTTCCAATGCCAACCTTTCAACAG CTCCTTCATCTGGTGCCGACGATCTTATCCTCTCTTCACTGTCTCACTCGCTCTCAGAGAGGATAG